In the Pseudoalteromonas sp. A25 genome, CTTCACGCACAACTTGTTCTACTTTGCGCAGTACTTTTAATCCAGATGGCAGCCAAGTGTATAAACCTGAAGCGAGCTTGCGGATCATACCCGCACGTAACATTAACTGGTGGCTGATAATTTCAGCATCTGATGGCGTTTCTTTTAGTGTCGCCAAAATATATTGACTGGTACGCATGATGGTTCCGTTCGTAATGTAATTGTTTTTCGAAATTCTAGCGCGTAGTTTATCAGCGCTAGGGCGCTACACAAAGCGTTTATTCTTGGGTTATCTCAATCACTTGATTGTGTTGCCCATCTACTTGCCAGCGAATATTAAATTCGTACAAGCTCATGCCATAAAACTGGGTTTGCTGTTTTTGTTTTTTATAGGCAGGACGGGGGTCTTGCTTGAGCACATTGCTAATAAAATCTTGTAATTCAGGGTAGTGAGTCTGCTTTGCTATAAACTCAAGTGCTTGCTCACTGAAATCAACCGTCATGAGCGTTTCTGGACGAGTATCTGCAAAACCAGCGCTGGCATCAGGTAAAGCGTCGGAGTAGGGTAAATAGGGCTTGATATCAACAATCGGGGTACCATCGAGCAAATCTATGCCAGAAAGTAACAGCGCCAATTGACCATTTTTATATTCTACCCCTTCAAGCTTAACTGCGCTCATACCAATACCATTTGGACGAAAAGTAGCGCGGGTGGCAAATACCCCTTTGCGTTCGTTACCGCCTAAACGAGGGGGGCGAACCAGTGCAGAGTAGCCTTTATCGGCGGTTTCATGAAAGCGAAACAACAGCCAAAGATGACTAAACTCGTCTATACCTCGGACAAACTCTTCTCGGTTGAAGTCGTCGCAAAATATCAACTTAGCCTTTGCTTGTGGCACCAGCCGAGGTTGGCGTGGAATAGCAAATTTTTGTTTATAGGGCGATTGGATATAGCCAATAGGTTGAATTTGATAGTTTTGCACGGTTGTTATATCACTACTTTAAATAAAGGCGGCCGCGATTGTAGCGCGTATGGTACGGTTTATCTACGCTCGATAGGTGATAGGCTGTTGTGTTATTAACCTACCGGTTAATCTTCAATGGTACGTTGCAATAAAGACTCTGTTTCAATAGCGATTTCTTTCATTTTTATTGCGTATAACTCGAGTTTTTTTTGCTCTTCGGTTTTTGGTTTAAATTGCGGCACTGGTACAGGGTAGCCGGCTTTATCCATGGCAATAAAGCTAATAATACAGTGGTTACTTTCAACTAAGGATTGCTTTTGTGGATCGCCACAGCGCACGCGAATAAATATTTGCATGCTGGTTTTGCCGGTATGGGCAATTTGCGCCGATACCTCAACAATTTGGCCAACGAGAATGGGCCGTTTGAATCTTACTCCAGCTACAGAAACGGTGACGCAGTAGCTGCCACTCCAACCGGCGGCACAGGCATAACCCGCCTGATCTATCCATTTCATGACAATGCCACCGTGTACTTTGCCGCCAAAGTTAACATCGGTAGGCTCGGCTAAAAATCTAAATACGACTTCTGAGTGTCCACTCATGGCTGTTTGCTCTTGCTGTGGTTTTTAATTAAGTATATGCAATATTTAGATTTTTGCTGAGCTTGGTGGTCAATAGTAAAAAGGGGCCGATGGCCCCTGCAATTTAGGTTGGATACATTTTAGTAAAGTTACATATTTGGATAGTTAGGGCCGCCCGCACCCTCTGGTGTCATCCAAGTGATGTTTTGGCTTGGATCTTTGATATCACAAGTTTTACAGTGAACACAGTTTTGCGCATTAATCACGAACTGCTTTTCACCTTGCTCGTTTTCGTTCACCTCATACACGCCAGCAGGGCAGTAGCGTTGGGCGGGCTCTGCGTATTTTTCTAGGTTGACGTTAATAGGAATACTGGCATTGGCTAATTGCAAATGGCATGGCTGCGATTCTTCGTGGTTGGTATTAGATAAAAATACCGACGAGAGTTTGTCAAAGCTGAGTTTACCATCAGGTTTTGGGTAGTCGATTGCTTGACACTCTGAAGCTGGCTTTAACGTCGCATAGTCATGGTGCTCGTCTTTGAACGTAAATGGCAAAGATCCCGAGAAGATATTTTGATCTAGGGTATTATATGCGCCACCTAAAATTCGCCCAAATTTGTGGATCGCAGGGCCAAAGTTACGAGACTGATAAAGCTCATCGTATAGCCAGCTTGACTTAAACTTATCTGCAAAGTCTGTTAAATCTGCGGCTGGTTGCTCAGTGTTTAGCGCCTCTAGGATGCTATCAGCGGCTAACATACCTGATTTCATTGCAGTATGATTACCTTTGATTTTGGCAAAGTTGAGCGTACCGGCGTCACAGCCTACCAACAAACCACCTGGGAAATGCATTTTAGGTAAGCTATGAAAGCCGCCTTTGGCAATTGCACGAGCGCCATAAGAAACGCGTTCGCCACCCTCTAGTACCTCGGCAAATACTGGGTGATGCTTCATGCGTTGAAACTCATCAAAAGGGCTCAAATAAGGGTTGCTGTAATTTAAATCGATAATAAGCCCAACCACCACCTGATTATTCTCAGCATGATACATAAACGAGCCACCATGAGTATCATTTTCTAATGGCCAGCCTGTGCCATGTACCACAGTGCCTTCTTTGTGCTTGGCGGGGTCAATTTGCCAAATTTCTTTAAAACCAATGCCGTAGTGCTGAGGTGTGGCGTCTTTATCAAGCGCAAACTGCTTAATAAGTTGTTTACCCAAGTGACCACGACAGCCCTCTGCAAATACGGTGTATTTGGCGCGCAGCTCCATACCAGGCATATAACTGTCTTTTGGTTGGCCATCTTTGTCAACGCCCATATCGCCGGTGATAATGCCCTTAACTTCGTTATCTTCTACAATCAGTGAGTGAGCGCTAAAGCCTGGGAATATTTCTACGCCAAGCTGTTCGGCTTGTTCAGCTAACCAACGGCATACATTGCCCATTGATACAATATAATTGCCATGGTTTTTAAATGTTTTTGGCACCGCAATATGTGGGATGCTGGTGGCATTATCTTTATTTTTAAATAGATAAATATCGTCTTGTGTGACCTGTGTGGTGATTGGGGCACCTTTTTCTTTCCAATCAGGTAGCAGCTCATCTAATGCTTTGGTTTCAAAAACAGCACCAGACAAAATATGTGCGCCAACTTCTGAGCCTTTTTCAACGACACAGATCATGAGTTCTTTTTCTTGTTGCTGTGCCTGTTGTGCTAGTCGAATTGCGCAAGACAGCCCTGCAGGGCCAGCGCCAACAACCACAACATCGAATTCCATGGTTTCGCGTTCAACCATTTTAACCTCACTATATTTGACGGTGTATTAACTAAAAAGAGGTTTTAGTTTTTATTACGTTAAAGTAAGGTTATTTTAGGTTGACGTTTACGTCAACAGGAAGTAGTCTGATTCTATAAAATAAATATGTTGACGTAGACGTCAGCTTTAAGAATAACCAGATGATGGAGTAACCATGAAAGTACTTGTGCCAATCAAACGTGTGATTGACTACAACGTCAAGGCAAGAGTTAAGCCAGACAACAGTGATGTTGATTTAACGAACGTTAAAATGGCGATGAACCCATTTTGCGAAATTGCTGTTGAAGAGGCTATCCGTTTAAAAGAAGCGGGTACAGCCAGTGAAGTGATAGCGGTATCTATCGGTGATAAAGCATGTCAAGAGCAGCTTCGTACCGCATTAGCACTGGGCGCTGACAAAGCCATTCATATTGAAACAGACGCTAAGCTTGAGTCTTTGCACGTTGCCAAGTTGCTTGCCAAATTAGTTGAACAAGAGCAGCCTGAGCTGGTTATTCTAGGTAAACAGTCAATTGATTCAGATAACAACCAAACAGGTCAAATGTTGGCAGCGCTGACAAAACGCAGCCAAGGTACATTTGCGTCAAAAGTGGTTATTGAAGCTGGAAAAGCACAAGTAACTCGTGAAGTGGATGGTGGTTTGCAAACGGTATCGTTAACTCTACCAGCCATTGTTACAACCGACTTACGTTTAAATGAGCCGCGTTACGCATCGCTACCAAACATCATGAAAGCCAAACGCAAACCACTTGATGTGATTGCAGCAGACAGCCTAGGTGTTGATCTTGCGCCGCGCATCGAACTGGTTAAAGTTGAAGAGCCAGCTAAGCGTGAAGCGGGTGTTATTGTTGAGAGTGTTGAAGAGCTAGTAACCAAATTAAAAACTGAAGCAAAGGTGATCTCATGAGCGTATTAGTTATTGCAGAGCATGAACATGGTCAACTAAAGCCAGAGACCGCAAAAGTTGTAAATGCTGCCGTTGCCATCGGTGGTAATGTAGAAGTATTAGTAGCGGGCCACAATGTGGCTGATGTTGCCAACAGCGCAGCAATGATTGCCGGTGTTAATAAAGTACGTGTTGCTGATAGCGCTGCGTTTGAGCACCAATTAGCAGAAAACACCGCCGACTTAATCGTCGAGCTAGCATCAAGCTACAGCCACATTTTAGCGAGTGCTTCAACAACGGGTAAAAATACGTTGCCACGCGTGAGTGCATTGTTAGATAAATCACAAGTTTCTGAGATTGTGGGCGTAGTTGACGCCGACACATTTAAGCGCCCGATTTATG is a window encoding:
- a CDS encoding acyl-CoA thioesterase, which encodes MSGHSEVVFRFLAEPTDVNFGGKVHGGIVMKWIDQAGYACAAGWSGSYCVTVSVAGVRFKRPILVGQIVEVSAQIAHTGKTSMQIFIRVRCGDPQKQSLVESNHCIISFIAMDKAGYPVPVPQFKPKTEEQKKLELYAIKMKEIAIETESLLQRTIED
- the tsaA gene encoding tRNA (N6-threonylcarbamoyladenosine(37)-N6)-methyltransferase TrmO, whose product is MQNYQIQPIGYIQSPYKQKFAIPRQPRLVPQAKAKLIFCDDFNREEFVRGIDEFSHLWLLFRFHETADKGYSALVRPPRLGGNERKGVFATRATFRPNGIGMSAVKLEGVEYKNGQLALLLSGIDLLDGTPIVDIKPYLPYSDALPDASAGFADTRPETLMTVDFSEQALEFIAKQTHYPELQDFISNVLKQDPRPAYKKQKQQTQFYGMSLYEFNIRWQVDGQHNQVIEITQE
- a CDS encoding electron transfer flavoprotein-ubiquinone oxidoreductase, which produces MVERETMEFDVVVVGAGPAGLSCAIRLAQQAQQQEKELMICVVEKGSEVGAHILSGAVFETKALDELLPDWKEKGAPITTQVTQDDIYLFKNKDNATSIPHIAVPKTFKNHGNYIVSMGNVCRWLAEQAEQLGVEIFPGFSAHSLIVEDNEVKGIITGDMGVDKDGQPKDSYMPGMELRAKYTVFAEGCRGHLGKQLIKQFALDKDATPQHYGIGFKEIWQIDPAKHKEGTVVHGTGWPLENDTHGGSFMYHAENNQVVVGLIIDLNYSNPYLSPFDEFQRMKHHPVFAEVLEGGERVSYGARAIAKGGFHSLPKMHFPGGLLVGCDAGTLNFAKIKGNHTAMKSGMLAADSILEALNTEQPAADLTDFADKFKSSWLYDELYQSRNFGPAIHKFGRILGGAYNTLDQNIFSGSLPFTFKDEHHDYATLKPASECQAIDYPKPDGKLSFDKLSSVFLSNTNHEESQPCHLQLANASIPINVNLEKYAEPAQRYCPAGVYEVNENEQGEKQFVINAQNCVHCKTCDIKDPSQNITWMTPEGAGGPNYPNM
- a CDS encoding electron transfer flavoprotein subunit beta/FixA family protein, with protein sequence MKVLVPIKRVIDYNVKARVKPDNSDVDLTNVKMAMNPFCEIAVEEAIRLKEAGTASEVIAVSIGDKACQEQLRTALALGADKAIHIETDAKLESLHVAKLLAKLVEQEQPELVILGKQSIDSDNNQTGQMLAALTKRSQGTFASKVVIEAGKAQVTREVDGGLQTVSLTLPAIVTTDLRLNEPRYASLPNIMKAKRKPLDVIAADSLGVDLAPRIELVKVEEPAKREAGVIVESVEELVTKLKTEAKVIS